A portion of the Cryptomeria japonica chromosome 5, Sugi_1.0, whole genome shotgun sequence genome contains these proteins:
- the LOC131077986 gene encoding protein S40-6 has translation MEGGNNSRPRRITSGLRRAELLLGAAAAEPAVSNGGIELNETDVVWAGDYEEESTKNKEKEVPPWQTVMGSPAIPLQSGVKENGRRRLRRGIEHGTAGLSAVLDDGNRALGRSSLLGKKPLTAAANFGQSTARIIIPSMGPNSKGSNEEYSVSAHKYHQSAPVNVPQWSKTNHELTKPQGGAIPGLAEGTEVDDDDDDKDEERLPPHEILARDNARSHMTTFSVYEGLGRTLKGRDLRRVRNAVWRKTGFLD, from the coding sequence ATGGAGGGAGGAAACAACAGCCGACCACGGCGAATTACGTCTGGGTTGAGGAGGGCAGAGCTCTTGTTGGGTGCTGCTGCTGCAGAGCCTGCCGTTTCCAATGGTGGAATTGAACTGAATGAAACGGATGTAGTTTGGGCAGGGGATTATGAAGAAGAATCTACcaagaacaaggaaaaggaagtgcCTCCCTGGCAGACTGTAATGGGCTCTCCGGCAATCCCATTACAATCAGGTGTCAAAGAAAATGGCAGGAGAAGGCTCCGGAGGGGCATAGAACATGGAACTGCAGGTTTGTCAGCTGTACTGGATGATGGCAACCGAGCACTGGGTAGGTCAAGCCTTCTTGGTAAGAAGCCATTAACTGCTGCTGCAAATTTTGGTCAGTCTACTGCAAGGATAATTATTCCATCCATGGGACCCAACTCAAAAGGCTCAAATGAGGAGTATTCGGTCTCTGCACACAAGTATCACCAGTCTGCACCTGTGAATGTGCCCCAGTGGTCGAAGACCAACCATGAGTTAACCAAACCCCAAGGTGGTGCAATACCTGGGTTGGCAGAAGGGACCGaggtggatgatgatgatgatgataaggatGAAGAGAGGCTGCCCCCACATGAGATTTTGGCTCGTGATAATGCAAGAAGCCATATGACCACCTTTTCTGTCTATGAGGGCTTGGGGCGGACACTCAAAGGACGTGATCTAAGACGGGTGCGCAATGCGGTTTGGCGGAAAACGGGTTTTCTCGATTGA